Proteins encoded by one window of Bacteroidota bacterium:
- a CDS encoding cell division protein FtsX: protein MTEPKDSILTRTIRSSYISSIVSTTLVLFLLGMLGILLLQAYRAKNYVKENHLITLFLQPDVVAADINTLLKELQQNEAVKQVKYISKEEAAQIMQEELGDDFISTLGYNPLNPSIEIFFNADYVDNTVIDHFKNVMRLKKQVKEVVAQQSLVERINQSLEKISLIVIILSSLLGFVAIILINNTIRLTLYAKRMLIRSMQLVGATRTFIQKPFLIKSVINGLVAAVIASALLILFVTVVRRYSADIIVVTDVQMWLTITGILTAISIGISLICTFFAVNKWLNKPADAMF from the coding sequence ATGACAGAGCCAAAAGATTCAATATTGACACGGACAATTCGTTCCTCGTACATTTCGAGCATTGTAAGCACTACACTTGTGCTTTTTTTGTTGGGCATGCTAGGCATATTATTATTGCAGGCCTACCGGGCAAAAAACTATGTAAAAGAAAATCATTTGATAACGCTTTTTTTACAGCCCGATGTGGTTGCTGCCGATATCAATACCTTGTTAAAAGAATTGCAGCAAAATGAAGCTGTAAAACAAGTAAAGTATATTAGTAAAGAAGAGGCTGCGCAAATTATGCAAGAGGAGTTAGGCGATGATTTTATATCCACCCTGGGCTACAATCCCCTTAACCCGAGTATTGAGATATTTTTTAATGCCGATTATGTAGACAATACGGTGATTGACCATTTTAAAAATGTAATGCGATTAAAAAAACAAGTGAAAGAAGTAGTGGCTCAGCAATCACTTGTAGAGCGCATCAATCAAAGCCTCGAAAAAATTTCTCTTATCGTAATCATTCTCAGCTCGCTCCTTGGTTTTGTGGCTATTATTTTAATAAACAATACCATCCGACTCACCTTGTATGCCAAGCGTATGCTTATTCGTAGCATGCAACTGGTTGGTGCTACACGCACGTTTATTCAAAAACCATTTTTAATAAAGTCTGTTATCAATGGGTTGGTTGCTGCTGTAATTGCTTCGGCTTTGCTTATTCTGTTTGTAACTGTTGTAAGAAGATATTCAGCCGATATTATTGTAGTCACCGATGTTCAAATGTGGCTGACCATTACCGGAATATTAACTGCTATAAGTATTGGCATTTCACTAATTTGTACTTTCTTTGCGGTAAACAAATGGTTAAATAAACCGGCAGATGCCATGTTTTAA
- a CDS encoding N-acetyltransferase — protein sequence MKSGFEPESNLSYSAHISAVIDAGCEIGEGTRIWHFSHIMPNCKIGRNCNIGQNVVISPDVVLGNNVKVQNNVSLYTGVLCEDDVFLGPSMVFTNVINPRSAVARKNEYKQTLVKRGASIGANATIVCGNTIGAFAFIGAGAVVTKDVPDYALLMGNPARQTGWMSEYGHKLSFDATGHATCPESKERYKLENGRVQKIQ from the coding sequence ATGAAATCAGGTTTTGAACCGGAGAGTAACCTTAGTTATTCAGCACATATAAGTGCAGTAATAGATGCCGGATGCGAAATAGGCGAAGGCACACGCATATGGCATTTTAGTCATATTATGCCTAACTGTAAAATTGGCCGCAACTGTAATATCGGGCAAAACGTAGTAATATCACCCGATGTGGTGCTAGGTAATAATGTAAAAGTTCAGAATAATGTGAGCCTGTATACCGGAGTACTTTGCGAGGACGATGTTTTTCTTGGACCCAGTATGGTTTTTACCAATGTAATTAATCCGCGTAGTGCTGTTGCTCGCAAGAATGAGTATAAGCAAACGCTGGTAAAAAGAGGGGCAAGCATTGGCGCAAACGCAACTATTGTTTGCGGCAACACCATAGGAGCATTTGCATTTATAGGAGCCGGTGCTGTAGTCACTAAAGATGTACCTGACTATGCGTTGCTCATGGGCAACCCTGCGCGTCAAACCGGATGGATGAGCGAGTACGGACACAAATTGAGTTTTGATGCCACCGGCCACGCCACCTGCCCCGAAAGCAAAGAGCGCTATAAATTAGAAAATGGCAGGGTGCAAAAAATTCAATAA
- a CDS encoding Gfo/Idh/MocA family oxidoreductase, with amino-acid sequence MVKKIKFAVVGCGHIGKRHIEMIHRHPDCEVVAMCDIKPLEQLTLPYDLPFYNSFEKLLAAHPEVEVVNICAPNGLHAAFALEALQARKHVVIEKPMALTKADCEKIIFKSLQVSRHVFCVMQNRYSPPSEWLKHIVDNNIIGDIFLVQLICYWNRDERYYKAGTWHGTKNLDGGTLFTQFSHWVDLLYWIFGDIDHIKASFADFNHSQLTEFEDTGIVQFQFVNGGMGSINFSTSVWDKNLESSLTVVGSKGSVKVGGQYMNQVDYCHIKDYNLPTLAETNPANDYGAYKGSANNHGFVIQNVVDTIQDKTSATTNALEGLKVVDIIERIYNSANK; translated from the coding sequence ATGGTTAAAAAAATAAAATTTGCCGTTGTAGGATGTGGCCATATTGGAAAACGCCATATTGAAATGATACATCGACATCCTGATTGTGAAGTGGTGGCTATGTGCGATATAAAGCCGCTAGAGCAGTTAACATTACCCTACGATTTGCCTTTTTATAATTCGTTTGAAAAACTTCTAGCTGCACACCCTGAAGTAGAAGTAGTAAATATTTGTGCACCTAATGGACTACATGCAGCTTTTGCATTAGAAGCGTTGCAGGCGCGTAAGCATGTGGTTATAGAGAAGCCAATGGCGCTTACTAAAGCTGATTGCGAAAAAATTATTTTTAAATCATTACAGGTTTCTCGCCATGTATTTTGTGTAATGCAAAATCGGTATTCACCACCAAGCGAATGGCTAAAGCATATCGTTGACAATAATATTATTGGCGACATCTTCCTGGTTCAGCTTATCTGCTATTGGAATCGTGATGAGCGCTATTACAAAGCGGGTACCTGGCATGGCACCAAAAATTTAGATGGTGGAACTTTGTTTACTCAATTCTCTCATTGGGTCGATTTACTATATTGGATATTTGGCGATATCGACCATATCAAAGCATCATTTGCAGATTTTAACCACTCTCAATTAACTGAGTTTGAAGACACGGGCATTGTACAATTTCAATTTGTAAATGGTGGGATGGGCAGTATTAATTTTTCCACTTCAGTGTGGGACAAAAACCTCGAAAGCAGCCTGACGGTAGTAGGAAGTAAAGGAAGCGTAAAAGTTGGCGGACAGTATATGAATCAAGTTGACTATTGCCATATTAAAGATTACAACTTGCCAACGCTTGCCGAAACAAACCCGGCCAATGATTATGGTGCTTACAAAGGATCGGCCAACAACCATGGTTTTGTTATACAAAACGTGGTTGATACCATACAAGACAAAACAAGCGCCACTACCAATGCCCTAGAAGGATTGAAAGTGGTTGATATTATTGAGCGTATTTATAACAGTGCCAACAAGTAA